A window of the Bacillota bacterium genome harbors these coding sequences:
- a CDS encoding rhomboid family intramembrane serine protease has protein sequence MIPLKDCIKPRRFPFVNYSLILFTIIIFFYELTLSPRNLDQLLAAYAVIPVKITWFFLHPWVITGANVLPLVTSIFLHGGWVHLLGNMLYLWIFGDNVEDRIGHLRFLLFYLLAGIIGNIAQVLSNPYSTSPLIGASGAIAGVLGAYVIAFPRARILTLLIVIFFVTTVRIPALFFIAFWFILQLFNGLAVLSGAVSPVGWWAHIGGFLTGLLVMHILHQRADLSEWGCKDRF, from the coding sequence ATGATTCCACTTAAGGACTGTATCAAGCCCAGGCGATTTCCTTTTGTCAACTACTCCCTGATCCTGTTCACCATCATAATCTTTTTCTATGAGCTGACCTTAAGCCCGCGAAATCTAGACCAACTCCTGGCTGCTTACGCCGTCATCCCGGTGAAAATCACCTGGTTTTTTCTTCATCCCTGGGTGATTACCGGGGCAAATGTCCTGCCTTTAGTCACCAGCATCTTTCTCCACGGGGGTTGGGTTCATCTCCTTGGGAACATGCTCTATCTATGGATCTTCGGCGATAACGTAGAAGATCGGATAGGCCACCTCAGATTTCTTTTGTTTTATCTGCTAGCGGGAATTATTGGGAACATTGCCCAGGTTTTGTCTAACCCATACTCGACCAGCCCCTTGATCGGCGCCAGTGGCGCCATCGCTGGTGTACTCGGTGCCTACGTGATTGCTTTTCCCCGCGCGCGTATTCTCACGCTGCTGATCGTGATCTTTTTTGTGACCACAGTCCGGATACCGGCCCTGTTTTTCATTGCCTTCTGGTTTATCCTCCAGTTGTTCAACGGATTGGCTGTTCTGTCCGGCGCGGTCAGCCCGGTCGGCTGGTGGGCCCACATCGGCGGTTTTCTTACCGGTTTGCTGGTGATGCACATTCTACACCAGCGGGCCGACCTATCCGAATGGGGATGCAAAGACCGGTTTTAG